The Engystomops pustulosus chromosome 4, aEngPut4.maternal, whole genome shotgun sequence genome contains a region encoding:
- the CCDC69 gene encoding coiled-coil domain-containing protein 69, whose product MGCQASKTCCFHGARKKRRHKAKNEHELNDVNDNGTQKIKDNEQEIKNLLQRFQEEKIALEKANSIKLEEVEREIKEQAKRDADVERERRLSEKTSEMKAEMDLKIAELQKTFEQEKAFLTETINDLKSQLESFLQKIQQSEESTLRQNYDRHIKDYGSPGEFWEQELHSLYFVVEMKNSLMKDKDKKLLNQQGMMEKILTLEEKVKMLQQENEVLQEQSQKHSAITVCLTEELLATKSALEKEVHLRELLQHDKEQHVYRAGSGDASPPFSLSISSQDVAVLVT is encoded by the exons AGACGTCACAAGGCAAAGAACGAGCACGAGTTGAATGACGTAAACG ATAATGGGACCCAAAAGATTAAGGACAATGAGCAAGAGATCAAAAACCTCCTTCAGAGGTTCCAGGAGGAGAAGATCGCCCTGGAAAAGGCCAACAGCATTAAGCTGGAAGAGGTGGAACGTGAGATAAAGGAGCAG GCCAAGAGAGATGCGGATGTGGAAAGGGAGAGGCGTCTGTCAGAAAAGACCTCAGAGATGAAGGCCGAAATGGATTTAAAGATTGCAG AATTGCAGAAAACCTTTGAACAAGAAAAGGCCTTCCTTACA gAAACAATCAACGACCTAAAAAGCCAGTTAGAATCTTTCCTTCAGAAAATTCAGCAAAGTGAAGAATCGACCTTGAGACAAAACTATGATCGGCACATAAAG GATTATGGGAGCCCCGGTGAGTTCTGGGAACAAGAGCTGCACAGTTTATACTTTGTGGTGGAGATGAAGAACAGCCTGATGAAGGACAAAGACAAGAAGCTACTGAACCAGCAGGGCATG ATGGAGAAGATCCTTACACTGGAGGAGAAGGTGAAGATGCTGCAGCAGGAGAACGAAGTCCTTCAAGAACAGTCGCAGAAACACTCCGCCATCACTGT GTGTCTGACTGAGGAGTTATTGGCCACCAAATCTGCGCTAGAGAAGGAAGTGCACCTCCGAGAGTTGCTGCAGCACGATAAGGAGCAGCACGTGTACCGGGCAGGCAGCGGCGATGCTTCCCCGCCATTCTCATTGTCCATCTCCTCACAGGACGTGGCCGTTTTGGTAACTTAG